The stretch of DNA attgaaagagcagcttcacgagtttcttgataaggggttcattaggtctAGTATGTCTCCTTGGGGTTCgccgattctgtttgtgaagaaaaaatatagtactatgcagatgtgcattgattataggtagttgaataaagttacaattaaaattaagtatcctttgccgcgcttGATGTCCTATTTGACCAGATTCAGAGAACTAGAGTATTctttaagattgatttgaggtttgggtatcaccagttgaagatccgagactcggatattctgaagacggcattcaggacccgatgtggtcactacgagttccttgtgatgaaCAACGTGTTCCAActatatcttgattcgtttgtcatagtatttattgatgatatccgtGTGTACCCGCGTatctaggaggagcatgcacaacatctgaggattgtactaaAGACGTTAAGGGAGGAAAAGCTTTAtgttaaattctccaagtgtgagtttttgctCGGTTCTGTGgcgttcttagggcacgtggtttccagtgaggggatcaaggtagattcgaagaagattaaGGCGGTTCAGAGTTCGCCCAGACCGCTGcttcgtggagggcttctcgtccaTTGATGaatctttgactagattgacccagaagggagctccattcaggtggtctgatgagtgtgaggagagatttcggaagctcaagactgccttgaccgcaactccagttctagttttgccttcagcatcgggttatatagtgtattgtgatgcttctcggattggtattgggtgtgtcttgatgcacgAGGGTATAGTGATTGCTTATTGTTCACGCCAGTTGCATCCCCATGAGAAGAGctaccccgttcatgatttagaattggcagccatgcATTGGAGATTTGGAGGCATCTACGTCATATCATGttaggtatttacagatcatcggggCCTTCAACACTTGTTCAAGAAAAAAGATATAAATTTGAGGCaccggaggtggttggagctgttaaaagactatgatattaccattgtgtatcatcccgggaaggccaatatggtggccgatgccttgagtagaaaggcggtgagtatgggtagtcttgcatatattcatgttggtgagagactgcttgcagcagatgttcaggccttggccaatccgttcatgaggttagatgttttagagcctagttgggttctagcttgcgtggtttctcggtcttctttatatgagcacatcagagagcgtcaatatgacaacccccacttgcttgtccttaaggacacggttcagcacggtaatgccaaggaggtttctattggggatgatggggtgttgtgaATATAGGGTCGGAATTATGTGCCCAACGTGGATGggttatgtgagttgattcttgaggaggaccAAAGTTTGCGGTATTACATTCATCCGGGTCCCGCGatgatgtatcaggacttgaggcaacactattggtggaggagaatgaagaaagatatagtggagtttgtagctcggtgcttaaattgtcagcaggtgaagtacgagcatcagaggctgagcggtttacttcagaggcttgagattcctgagtggaaatgggagcgtatcaatATGGAATTCATAGTTAGGCTTCCAcgtactttgaagaaatttgatgctatttgggtgattgtggaccggtgaAATAAGtatgcgcacttcattccagttgggactacctattcttcggagtagttggttgagatctatatccgcgagattattcgccttcatggtgtgccgatgTCTagtatttcagatcggggcacgcagttcacatcgcaattttggagagcagtgcagtgagagtTAGGCACATGGGTTGACTTGAGTACaatattccaccctcagacggacgaacagtccgagtgcaccattcagatatttaGGATATTCTAtgtgcttgtgtcatagatttcgggggttcttgggatcagtttctaccgcttgtagggttttcctacaataacagctaccaatcgaatattcagatggatccgtatgaggccttatataggaggcgGTGTTGGTCtccgggttggttggtttgagccgggtgaggctaggctattgggtactgacttgattcagaatgctttggaaaaggttaagttgatttaggatcggcttcgcaTGACACAGTCTAGAcggaagagttatgccgatcggaaggttcgtgatgttgcctaCATGGTGGGAAAGAAGGTATTTCTCAGAGTTGCACccatgaatggtgttatgaggttcgggaagaagggaaagttgagtcctCGGAATATtagcccttttgaggtgcttgagagaatTGGAgaagtggcctacaagcttgcattgccacctagtctttctagtgttcacccagtgtttcatatttccatgctccggaagtattatggtgatccgtcacatgttttggatttcagcacagttcagtcaGACGGAGATTTGGCTTATGATGTTGAGACGGTGGCCATTTTTGATCGGcagattcgaaagttgagatcaaataatATAGCTTAATTAAAAgtatagtggagaggtcagtcagtcgaggaggctacttgggagatcgagcgggagatACAGAGCAGCTATCTACACCTagttgagactccaggtatgattctagacccgttcgaggacgaacgtttgtttaagtggggaagaatgtaatgacccagccgatcattttgagtattgtagccccgttcccccatttattgcttattctatgttcaatTGTAGCTGTGACTCACCGgcgtggttggtttggttccagggATGCTTCGGAATGAATTAgaatacttagtcccaaggttggaagcttaagttgaaagagttgatcgaatgttgacttatgagcaaacgactccgaaatggagttttaatagttctgatagcttcgaatggtgattttggacttaggagtatgtctgaattttgatttggaggtttatagttcattttggcttgaattggcgaaagttgaaaagtttgaccgagagttgactttattgttacCGGACTCGGATTTTGGCTTCAGATGTTGGAATAGGTCCGCTGTGTCATTTATCACTTGTGTgctgaggtcaatcagagttgatttagtGTGTTTCaccattggttttagaagttgaaaattcaatagttcattatgcttgaattttGGTGCGAtttatgtttttgatgttgtttgatgtgattttagggtccgactaagttcgtatgatattttaggatgtgtcggtacgtttggatggggtcctagGTTCCTCGAGTGAGATTCAGATTGATTGCGGATTGAGTTTGGCCTTGTAGAGTTGCTGAatttgctggtgtctggtttccttgtacgcgttcgcgagagagttctcgcgttcgcaaagggttgTTTGGATGACTGGTGAAGTTGTACTACGTGTTCGCGAGAATTGGTCTACGATCGCGAAGCTTGGGGAGTTGGTGCTACGTGAATGCGtgagaggtgtcgcgttcgcgaaggaggaagaGGAAACCTTTGAGGGAATTAgtcaccgcgttcgcgaagagtattttGAGGGCAGcatattttgttcttcgcgatcgcgagggactTTTCGCGATCATGAAGATAAACAACTGGCActatttaatttcaaaaatgagagttagagtattatttcacattttgactTGTGGATCTCGGCTAGGGGCGACCTTTGAGAGAGATTTCACTACAAATCAAGAGGTAAGCTATTTTTGATCACTTTTAtccataatattgaatacccattgatttcaACACCTAGATTATGTATTTTTAAGGTGATGTTTGGGGCATTTTAGAGTAGGGATTGAAGAGTAAGATTTGTgggtttgagggtcgatttgtgattggaattggataattttggtatggttggactcgttgttgaatgggtattcaaatttttgtgaattttgtcggattccgagacatgggcccagggttgaattttttattttggttaaaaatttaattttatcatttggaatcaattTCTATATCTTTTATTtatagtattacgttatttttCGCTAGATTCTAGCCTCCCGGAGATCGATACACATGGGAAGGGCTTGCTAACAGAGTGAAGTaatttgcttgaggtaagtatcttatctaaactctattgaggcactagttgcctgaattattatgatagctacgtgctattggGTGCGCATATttgtggggttgagcccatgtgctgACACCGGGGGTATTTATTCATGTTCGGATTGTGCTCAGGTTATAGtaagcctagaattgactgttaaacCTTAAGCTATGATGCTTT from Nicotiana tomentosiformis chromosome 11, ASM39032v3, whole genome shotgun sequence encodes:
- the LOC138901192 gene encoding uncharacterized protein, with the translated sequence MTQSRRKSYADRKVRDVAYMVGKKVFLRVAPMNGVMRFGKKGKLSPRNISPFEVLERIGEVAYKLALPPSLSSVHPVFHISMLRKYYGDPSHVLDFSTVQSDGDLAYDVETVAIFDRQIRKLRSNNIA